A region of the Chryseobacterium cucumeris genome:
CTAAAGACATTAGGAATAATAGTGTGCAAAATTACGAAAAAAAAGTGATACACGAAAGGAATTTTTAATGTATATCAACAGGAAGGTCTTTTGGGTTGAATTATAAAGGCAAACCCATATCAATACGGATTTGCCTTCAGTGCTATACGTTCATAAAAACGTAATGATGTTCTTATTCTTATTATGATTTAAAAAACTCCAGAAGATCTCTGTTGATGGTTTCAGCCTCTGTAGTTGGCATTCCGTGTGGAAAACCAGGATAGGAAATCAGTTTTCCGTTTTTAAGAAGGGTAGCAGCTACCTTGCCTGTGGTTTCAAAAGGTACAATCTGATCATCTTCGCCATGCATTACCAATACCGGAACTTCTACGCTTTTAAGATCCTCGGTGAAATCTGTCTCAGAGAATGCTTTCACACAATCATAATGTGCTTTGATAGAACCGCTCATTCCCTGTCTCCACCAGTTTCTCTGAATACCTTCAGAAACTTTGGCTCCTTCTCTGTTGTATCCATAAAAAGGGAAGGTAATATCAATGAAAAACTGCTGTCTGTGTTTTGCCGTATTGTTTCGGATATCATCAAAAACGGAAATAGGAACTCCATTCGGGTTATTCTCATTCTGAACCATAATAGGAGTTACTGCACTTACCAGAACAGCTTTTGCCACTCTTCCGTTACCATGCTTTGCTACATAGCGGATCACTTCACCGCCTCCTGTAGAATGTCCTACATGAATCACATCTTTTAAGTCCAGCGCTTCAACAATTTCTGCCACATCAGAAGCATAAGTATCCATATCATGTCCGTAAGGAGTCTGTTCGGATCTTCCGTGGCCTCTTCTGTCATGAGCAATTACTCTATAACCCTGTTCCAGAAAGAAGAACATTTGGGCATCCCAGTCATCACTCGATAATGGCCATCCGTGGTGAAAGAAAACCGGTTGTCCTTTCCCCCAATCTTTGTAATAAATTTCTGTTCCGTCCTTTAATGTAAGTGTGCTCATTGTTTCTTTTTTTAATATTAATAAATAGTGTGTTTGATTTTTTATATCACAAATGTAGATAGAAAATCTTTAGAATATCTTGATCTAAGATAATAATTGTTTAAAAATTTGTTAACAATAATAATGTATAGGTAATACTCTTCAAAGAGTAAATAGGTTGAAAATCTTTTTGTTACGAAGAAAACACTCAAAAAAGTAAGGCAGCACAAAATATACCTGATAATCGGGATTGCAGTATTTGACGGTTCTCTCTAATATTGACGATGAATATGAAACATACAATTCAGACAGGTTTGATCATTTCTATGTTCAGTCAAACCTGCTGAACTTATTGTTAACTTGTAAATTTAAACTGTTATGCTTTCATCCGCAGACCTACACCTGGAAAGAGCTTTATTTTTTGCTGTCTTAATTATATTTTTTGGAGCAGGATTCCTGTGCACGCTGATTACTTTCATTATCAATTTTATACAAAAGAAAGATAAAAAAGTGGTGTATTACCTTCTTATATTTCTTATTTCCGGCCTTATTGGAGTAGTTTTAACTGCATTTTATTGTTACATGATCCTGTTTGAACAGGCCGAAACCTACAGGCCATAAAGAAGATGTGATGCATTATATTATGAAACAGACTAAACTAAAAACCACTGATATCAGGGATGTTTTTATACCGTCCCTATTTTTATCTTTGGCCTAAAAATCTAATAAAGATAAAACGGTTAAATCTCTCCGGATAAACAATAATTTATAACTTTTATAGCTTTCTTTTTCACACCCGATTCAACGATAAATTCTTATTTCGAATAAACACTAAAAAACTATGGGTAAAAACACTAGCCAGATACAATGGAGTGAGGAAGAAGCTGTAAAAGTAATATTGCTGCGTATATTTGTAATTTGCAGCTACTCGGGAGGCAACCTTAGGTAACAGGGAATGCTGTGATGCTTTCCGATATGTTAAAATTGAATGAATGGCACACCGGATTTATTTATACAATTACGATCAAAAAACAAATCAGACATTCGATACCTATCTGGGCGAGTGGAATTATGAAATTCCATTATTGCTGTATCCTCTGCTGGCAGAAGATATCAAAGTGGAAGGTGTTGAATTTTTCTCCGATAAAAACCAGGGAATTGTTCAGCTGCGTTACTTTTTCAATCTGCTGGCAGATACTTATCAGCTGCATTACAAGAAGGCTTATTATGAACCCGTTAATAAAATGTTCGAGTTTCTGGAAGCTTTACCTTATGACACTTTTGTATTGAATGCAACAGATGTTTTCAATATGAACGAAGAAGAACATACGGTACAGGCAAAGGAATGGCTGGTAGAAATTCAGCAGAAAAGCAAGCTGTATAAAAAGGCTGTTAAAGCCCGCAATCTTTCGCTGCTGGATTCCTTGTTCTCACAGACAGGATATTCCTCATTTCTTGAAATTTTACAAACCGACTGGATTAATTACGGATTAGGATATTTTGAAGAGCTTGCCTATAAAAAAGCGGCATCTTCTGTATTTGAAGAGAACGGGAAATTCGGCCTTAAAGATGCAAAAGGTGCTGTTTTAGCTCCTGCGGTTTATGACGATATTTTTGAAGCAGATGATTACTACAATATATCGGTAATTCAAAAAGGGGCTTTGTTCGGTTACCTGCAAAGTGACGGAAAAGAATGGATTTCTCCGGTGTATGAAGATGCTTTTGACGTATTCGATTTTGGGCAGGAACCTTTAGGTGAAGTAAAAGTGAATGGCAAATCAGGGATTTTAAAAATCTATTCAAACACCTGGATGATTCCTGCGGAATACGATGCCATTGAAAGGACAGCCTATGGATTTTTTTTGGTAGAAAAAGATGGAAAATTCGGAGTTTACAACGATGAAAACACACTGATTATCCCTATTGAAAGCGAAAATCCATATGAATATGATTATTTCCCTGAATTATTTTTCACCAGACAAAAAGGTACCGGCCAACGAAAGTATTATACGAAAGAAGGAAACTATCTCGGAGACTTTTTAGAAGGCAGCATCTCAAAAGCAAGTACTTGTTTCTGGATCAAACCGAACAAATTTGACAAGAAGGGTAGATTGATTGACGAGAAAGGGCACCTCATTATAGACGAAGCAGATCAGATGATCTTAATTGATAATTATGAAACTCTTGCTGTTCGTAAAGACAAAAGCTGGAAGATCTATCATGCTTTAAAACACCAGTTTCTGCTGGAAAATGAATCTGTTAGTAAAATAAAAGCACAGTACAATGCCGGATATAAAAATAATGTCTTTATCCTGGAAACCAACATAGGATCAGGACTTTTTGATGCAGGTAATGGAAATTGGTTAATCACTCCCCAACCGGAAATTAAGCAGATTCACTATCTGGAAAATGGATTTTTATCGGTTCAAAAAAATGAAGGGTATCAATTGTTCGATTTTGAGAATGGTCTGTCAGCCCAATTGTATGATTATATTTCCAATCCTTTGAATTACAGAACAGAAGAAGGTTTGTTGTTTCTGTATCAGGGTGAAAATATGTTGAGCATGCATGAAGACAAAAGCATTCACCGGGTAGAGGCTTCCGAATATGGTGCCGTTTATCTGGACCGGTATTCATTCCGGGGAAAAGATCTGGAATACTTTACTTCCTTTTATAACCGTTGGAAAAGCCAGACGGGTAAGAACGCCGAACAATTCATGGAGGTTGGAACGATTAAAAAAATGGCTTTTGACGAAAAGGAAAACCAGAATTACCACGAAGCACTTCGTCTTTTTGAGTTATCTGCTCAAAAGGGTGACATGGATAGTTTGGTAGAAATAGGGCTACTGCTTACGGATCCTGAAATAGAATCATTATTTGATCTGCAAAGAGGCATTACATATTACGAAAAAGCAGCACAACGAAACCATCCTATAGCCTGGAATAATATCGGGGCTTTATACCACAACGGAATAGGGTATTCTTTTAATATCAAAAAAGCAATTGAGGCCTATGAAAAGAGTGCCGAGCTTGGTGACGAAATGGCACTTGTCAACCTGGGTGATCTGTATTATTTTGGACAACACGTGAAGCAGGATTACAGTAAAGCTTTGGATTTTTATCAGAAAGCTGAGAAAAAATATACCTACAATTACGATAAAATCTCAGAAATCTATTACCAGTTAAGAGACTATAAAAACCTCTTGGTATACTTGAAGAAAGACTATGATCAATCTTATTCCGGGATTTATTACGGCATTATCTACGAACACGGTATGGGAGTAAAAACGGATCTGAAGAAAGCCATTAAGTATTATGAACAGGCCAATACTTACAGTGCCTACGAATATGCAACTCAACGTTTGATGTATTATTATGGTGAAGATCCAGTCTTTAAAAATGAAAAGAAATACCTGAAGTGGAGTGCTTTTGCTGAAAAGCATGGTTTCGAAACAGATTAACAGGGATTTACCTATATTTACGTTCCTTAATGGAATGCAATTTAATAAAGATAAGGGTTTGATGCACAGGTTATTATTTATATTTACTTTACTTATTTGTCCGTTTTTTGCTCAGGCACAGGATGTTTTAAGCAAATTAGAAAGAGAATACAGCCATGCCTCAAACAATACGGCAGAACAGCTCAACCTGGCTCCCAGGTACGCTACAGCATTATTCTTTCATAATCTTAAGCCCAAATCTTACCAGATTTTAGATACTAATATTTCCCTTGCTGCAAAACAGGCGGATGGAAAGTATGCCACAATTTTATATGCGGTACAGGCCATGAATTACCGGCTGGATAATAAAACCGCGGAGTCTTCAAAAAGCCTCGATATGGCAAAGGCCTACAGCTTAAAAACGAATAGTAATGAAGCAAAGGGTTATGTACAATATGCAAAAGGCTGGATTCTGGTACGCAATAATAAAACGACCAATGCTGTCGCTGCTTACCTGAAAGCGATCGAATATTATGAAAACTCACCAACCACTTCCACACTATATGGAAGATTGGGTAATGCAGCCAAGGAATTATCTGCCATTTATTCTGACCTGAATGAATATCAGCTGGAAGAAAAATACAGCAAACAATTTCTATTGTTAGCTTCCAAGCAAAATGACCCCAATCTTATCTTTGATGCTTACATGCGGATGGGCTACGTATATGAACAAAAATATACACAAGATCCATCCAATACAGTGTTTCGGGATAAAACAGAACAGTATTATTTACAGGCTATTGCTACTTTTAATAAAAATAAAGATGCGATGCTTAGCAGAAACAGCCTTTCATATGCCGCCATCAATTTAGCTAATTTATATACTGGGTTTGACAGTGATAAAGCTATGCAATATGCACAGTTAGCCAATAAAGTGAGCCTGGAGATTGGTGATGCTATTCACATTGCTTCTTCCTTTGGAATTCTGGCAGAATTGGCATTGCAGGATAAAAATTATGATTTAGCCAAATCTTATTTTCTGAAAGCCTCCATGGAAATTGGGAAAAGCCCGGTAAGAAATCATATGATAGAATTGTCTATCCTTGAATCTCTATCCAGAATTAGTGAAGAGCAGGGCAATTATAAAGAAGCACTGACTTATTATAAAAGCTATGTTGATCAATACAAGAGCATTTACGATCAGGAAAAACTGGATATCACCAAAAGATTAGAATCCCAGTTTGATAAAGAACGGCAGGAGCAGAAATACATCAAGCTACAGCTCGAAAGCGACAAGAAAGCTCAGGAAATTAAGCTTATTAATATTTTGCGTGCACAGCGTGAACAGGTTTATAACAACTTAAAACTGGTGGAAGAAAACCAGCGTGAAAGACTGAAATTCTCAGAACTTGAATCCGAGAAAAAAGAACAGCAGCTTCGTTTGGCAAAACTGGAAACCCAACAGAAGAATAACGATATTAATACCTTTAAAAAACTCCTGGCGTTCAAGGAAAAGATCAATACGTACTACATTTTTTTTATTATCTTTTTCATTATTTTGATCCTCTTGTTGCTGTATGCCTATAAACAGCGTGCCAGGTCTATTAAACGAAGAGACGAACTGCATGCTTTAGCCATGGAACAGGAAAAACAAAACTCGAAAATATCTACCCTTACTGCATTGCTTGAAGGGCAGGAGCAGGAGCGTGGCCGTCTGGCCCGTGATCTCCATGACGGACTGGGAGGTTTGCTGTCTGGAACTAAGCATCAACTTTCTTATTTAAATCCTCATCAATCCGAAAATATTGAAGAAGGAATTTCAAAATCAATTGAACAGATCGATGGTGCTGTAGAAGAACTGAGAAGGGTGGCACATAATCTAATGCCTGATTTATTAACAAAATACGGTCTGGAAGTGGCTATTCAGGAGTTTGCTTCACGAATTTCCAATCATGCTCTGGAAATCCATACAGAGTTTATCAATTACAGCAATTCCATATCGAAGGAAAAGCAGCTGGTTATTTACAGAATCATCCAGGAACTGGTCAATAATGCTATAAAACATGCCGATACCTCTGAAATTATCATTCAGGTAAGCGAAGAAGAAAACCTAATAAATCTTACAGTAGAAGATAACGGTAAAGGTTTCGATCATACCAATTTAGACGTTAGAAAAACGGCAGGTTTTCACAATATAGAATTGAGAGTCCAGTTTTTAAAAGGAACCATGAATATCACCTCCGAATTAAATATTGGCACCAGTATAGAACTTCAAATCCCTATTCATTAAACATGATAAAAGTAGCCATAACCGACGATCATCCGCTTCTATTGGAAGGACTGAAAAATATTTTAGGCAACAGCGAAACAATAGATGTCGTAGATTGTTTCAAAAGTGTCTCCGAAATGAATGCAGGCCTTGCAAAACAGGCGGTTGACATTCTGCTGCTCGACATTAATCTGGAAGATACCAACAGCATTGAACTCATCAAACCTTTAAAGAAAAAGTACAGCAGCCTTCAGATTATTATCCTTAGTGTTCATAACGAACTGCCCGTCATCAACAGTACTCTTGCTGAAGGGGCTTTGGGATATATTCAAAAAAATGCTTCAGTTTCCGAAATTATCGAAGGAATTAATGCTGTATATAGCGGTAACAGGTTTTTATGCTCTCAAACCAAAGCTGTTCTGGAGAAAAAATCAACAGACGGATTAAGTCAGGTTCCGAAACTGACACGAAGAGAAAAAGAAATTCTGGGTGAAGCAGCAAAAGGGCTTACTACCAATCAAATGGCGGAAAAGCTTTTTATAAGTCCGCACACGGTAGAAAGCCACCGCAAAAATCTTATCGAAAAATTTCAGACCTCCAACCTGAGTTCAGCTATAAAATTAGCTATAGAATACGGCTTGATTATCGAATAAAATAATCATCCCGAAAAAAGGCTGCTCACATCATGTAAGCAGCCTTTTTCTTATATAATCAAATAATTTGGGTGTGTACAGTTAATCTTTAAATTTCAACGCAGCCTGGAACAGATTCTTTTTGTCTACTAAATCATATTCGTCATTGTAAACCGGCTGATACATCAGGATGAAAACGCTGCCGTCAAAATCTTTTAAACTGATGGGTTGATCTACCATGATATCATAAAATCTTGTAATCGTACGGGTTGCAGTCCATTGCTTTGCATTGCCTTTAGGGTTTTTATCAAATCTGTGATCTTTTGCATCTGTATAATACCAGTATGAAGGCGCGGAATCCATCAGAAACATTTCTTTATCCTTGTTATAGAGCTCTTCGGCCATACCTGTATTCTGGAACCATTGAACTTCAGTATTCAAAACGCCCAAAGCTCCTGCATAGATGTCTTTATTTGTTGTGGCACCCACTAAAAATCCTTCCAGATGGGAAGACGTGATTTCAAATAAAAAAGGAGATTTTTTCAGTTCATAAACATCATTCACGGGTTCAATTACTTTTCCATCCTGCTTAATAACGACTTTTAAAGATTGTGCAAAAGTCATAAAACTTAATAAACAAAAAAGAAGGGTCAAACTTAATTTTTTCATTGTATCTCTTTAAATAATTGCGGCAAAGATATTAGACTTTATTTCCCTGTGCACTCGCTGATTTCAGGGGTTTTTATTATTGAAATTGTTGAAATTTTCATCAAATAAAACCATTAAGAAGAATTTGAGAAATAAAGTATAGTTGAGATGAATCATTCTGATTTTTTAGCTTAAAGCGAAGCTTACCTTAATACTCTCAACATCTTAATATGATCTTAATGTTTCAAAATATAAAAGTTTACACAAGTTCATATTCCTTTAATAACTTCTATTTCCATTAAGATTCTAATTGTCTCAGTTTTCTTACTAAAACAGATCAGCCTTTAACTGGACTTTTATATAAGCCGTTTTCTGTTTTTTACCATTTCCAGAGTCTGAATTAAGAGGGTAGACTTCTGCGAAGAAGGTGTCATTATCGGTCCAGAAAGCCTTTTTATCATCTGCTATTTTAAAGTTGGTGAAATTCACATATAAAAGGTTGTCCTGTTTCTTAGTTTGAGGAAAGTATTTAGAAATAACAAAATTACTCCCCACATCATGATTGGAAGAGACGAAGGTAACCCAGCCTTTGGAAGGAAGAATTTGCGGATAACCTTCGGTACTCAGTTCAAACATAACTGCATTTTTTAAACTGTAAAAAGAATAGTAGGAATCTGCAACTTCATCAGAATTTTCTTTGAATACTTCCAGGTTTAAATAAGGCGACCTTCCTACATATTCATTGGCAAGCGGTCCGGTCTCGGTAGAGACACTTTCATGTTGCGTAATTACGTCTTCTCTGCCGTTTTCTTTGTATACCCAGTTATCTGCCTGCAGTTGTATATTGGGATTTTTTACCAGCTTTTCACCAATTTGTTTTTTTGAACTGGCTTTAAATTCCTGTTCTGAAATCTCCACGATGGTTCCGAATTTCTTAAATGATTTATTCTTAGAATCACTAGATTCTCTAAAGGTGCTGCTTCTGATCTCATAAAGGTCAACCCCTTTTAACGTAAGTTCGTATGCCGGTGTGAATTCCGACTTCAGGACAAACGCTTCAATACTGTTCGAAATGTTATTATTAATGCTGTAGTGGATAGAATAGAAGTCCTCAAACTCTTCAAATCCATAATAATTATCGAGTTTATTGTAAGGTAGTTTCAAATGGGGAGCATCTGTACTCGGAGCGGTAAAAAACTGTACAGAATCCAGTTTAGTAAATAATTGAAACGGTACCTCCTGAACATTGTCCACTCCTTGTATTTTTTTGAAATCGGCAAATGTTACCGTTTTCTGCTTTACTTCAGTTTTTACATGATGTGTCCCTGATGTTTTATCCTTCTGGTTACATCCTGCAAGAATTACCAGGGATGATATAAAGAATTGATTGATGACTTTCATTTTTATATTTTTGCGCAAATGTATCAGTATTAAGACCAGCAGCCAACAAAACCTCCTGATATAGGGAATAAATGGCCGAAAACAGGGATATTTTGAACGATGGATTTTGGAGAATTTTACAAAATGATAACCCCAATATTGTAATTTACTTTATAAGAATGAAAAACTTAATAATCAGCCTTTCGGTGGCGACTGCTTTATTAGCATCCTGTTCACCTTCTTCAGACAAAAAAACAGAAACAAATACTTCTCCGGAAACTCAAATAGAAGTGGCAGCATCTCAACCGGAACCCGTGAAGAATGATCCGGAAATAGTAGAAATACCCGGTGATTTTTCAACCCTGGTTCCTATTGACGTATTGAATAGTAAAAGCACTAATGTGCATGATAAATATGGGATAGAATTCTCAGGAAACTGTTATTCATGCGATCTGGCCAGCCTGTCCATCACAAAGAAGCAGATCAGATGGGCTAATGTCTGTGATGAAAAAGACACTTTTGAAATTGATGATTTTTCATACACTACTGAAGGAAACAAAACGATTTTTAAAACACCGGAAAGAACCTATATTTTAACTCAAATAGATAAAGCACCTGTCTATGAACTCGTTATAGAAGGTAAAAAGCTGGAGTTAAAAAACAAGAGAGTTTCGAAATATTTTACCACCAAAAAAGTTTTGCCCCTTTTCACAGAGC
Encoded here:
- a CDS encoding alpha/beta fold hydrolase, with translation MSTLTLKDGTEIYYKDWGKGQPVFFHHGWPLSSDDWDAQMFFFLEQGYRVIAHDRRGHGRSEQTPYGHDMDTYASDVAEIVEALDLKDVIHVGHSTGGGEVIRYVAKHGNGRVAKAVLVSAVTPIMVQNENNPNGVPISVFDDIRNNTAKHRQQFFIDITFPFYGYNREGAKVSEGIQRNWWRQGMSGSIKAHYDCVKAFSETDFTEDLKSVEVPVLVMHGEDDQIVPFETTGKVAATLLKNGKLISYPGFPHGMPTTEAETINRDLLEFFKS
- a CDS encoding tetratricopeptide repeat protein, encoding MAHRIYLYNYDQKTNQTFDTYLGEWNYEIPLLLYPLLAEDIKVEGVEFFSDKNQGIVQLRYFFNLLADTYQLHYKKAYYEPVNKMFEFLEALPYDTFVLNATDVFNMNEEEHTVQAKEWLVEIQQKSKLYKKAVKARNLSLLDSLFSQTGYSSFLEILQTDWINYGLGYFEELAYKKAASSVFEENGKFGLKDAKGAVLAPAVYDDIFEADDYYNISVIQKGALFGYLQSDGKEWISPVYEDAFDVFDFGQEPLGEVKVNGKSGILKIYSNTWMIPAEYDAIERTAYGFFLVEKDGKFGVYNDENTLIIPIESENPYEYDYFPELFFTRQKGTGQRKYYTKEGNYLGDFLEGSISKASTCFWIKPNKFDKKGRLIDEKGHLIIDEADQMILIDNYETLAVRKDKSWKIYHALKHQFLLENESVSKIKAQYNAGYKNNVFILETNIGSGLFDAGNGNWLITPQPEIKQIHYLENGFLSVQKNEGYQLFDFENGLSAQLYDYISNPLNYRTEEGLLFLYQGENMLSMHEDKSIHRVEASEYGAVYLDRYSFRGKDLEYFTSFYNRWKSQTGKNAEQFMEVGTIKKMAFDEKENQNYHEALRLFELSAQKGDMDSLVEIGLLLTDPEIESLFDLQRGITYYEKAAQRNHPIAWNNIGALYHNGIGYSFNIKKAIEAYEKSAELGDEMALVNLGDLYYFGQHVKQDYSKALDFYQKAEKKYTYNYDKISEIYYQLRDYKNLLVYLKKDYDQSYSGIYYGIIYEHGMGVKTDLKKAIKYYEQANTYSAYEYATQRLMYYYGEDPVFKNEKKYLKWSAFAEKHGFETD
- a CDS encoding histidine kinase, whose product is MHRLLFIFTLLICPFFAQAQDVLSKLEREYSHASNNTAEQLNLAPRYATALFFHNLKPKSYQILDTNISLAAKQADGKYATILYAVQAMNYRLDNKTAESSKSLDMAKAYSLKTNSNEAKGYVQYAKGWILVRNNKTTNAVAAYLKAIEYYENSPTTSTLYGRLGNAAKELSAIYSDLNEYQLEEKYSKQFLLLASKQNDPNLIFDAYMRMGYVYEQKYTQDPSNTVFRDKTEQYYLQAIATFNKNKDAMLSRNSLSYAAINLANLYTGFDSDKAMQYAQLANKVSLEIGDAIHIASSFGILAELALQDKNYDLAKSYFLKASMEIGKSPVRNHMIELSILESLSRISEEQGNYKEALTYYKSYVDQYKSIYDQEKLDITKRLESQFDKERQEQKYIKLQLESDKKAQEIKLINILRAQREQVYNNLKLVEENQRERLKFSELESEKKEQQLRLAKLETQQKNNDINTFKKLLAFKEKINTYYIFFIIFFIILILLLLYAYKQRARSIKRRDELHALAMEQEKQNSKISTLTALLEGQEQERGRLARDLHDGLGGLLSGTKHQLSYLNPHQSENIEEGISKSIEQIDGAVEELRRVAHNLMPDLLTKYGLEVAIQEFASRISNHALEIHTEFINYSNSISKEKQLVIYRIIQELVNNAIKHADTSEIIIQVSEEENLINLTVEDNGKGFDHTNLDVRKTAGFHNIELRVQFLKGTMNITSELNIGTSIELQIPIH
- a CDS encoding response regulator transcription factor encodes the protein MIKVAITDDHPLLLEGLKNILGNSETIDVVDCFKSVSEMNAGLAKQAVDILLLDINLEDTNSIELIKPLKKKYSSLQIIILSVHNELPVINSTLAEGALGYIQKNASVSEIIEGINAVYSGNRFLCSQTKAVLEKKSTDGLSQVPKLTRREKEILGEAAKGLTTNQMAEKLFISPHTVESHRKNLIEKFQTSNLSSAIKLAIEYGLIIE
- a CDS encoding resolvase, whose amino-acid sequence is MKVINQFFISSLVILAGCNQKDKTSGTHHVKTEVKQKTVTFADFKKIQGVDNVQEVPFQLFTKLDSVQFFTAPSTDAPHLKLPYNKLDNYYGFEEFEDFYSIHYSINNNISNSIEAFVLKSEFTPAYELTLKGVDLYEIRSSTFRESSDSKNKSFKKFGTIVEISEQEFKASSKKQIGEKLVKNPNIQLQADNWVYKENGREDVITQHESVSTETGPLANEYVGRSPYLNLEVFKENSDEVADSYYSFYSLKNAVMFELSTEGYPQILPSKGWVTFVSSNHDVGSNFVISKYFPQTKKQDNLLYVNFTNFKIADDKKAFWTDNDTFFAEVYPLNSDSGNGKKQKTAYIKVQLKADLF